Below is a window of Treponema primitia ZAS-1 DNA.
GGCGCATGGCTTCACCGGGCATGCGATTACCAAAAAAAACGCCGCATAAAGCGGCGTTAGATGAACAACTTTTACTAATTATTGTCCGACGAAGGGGTCCAGGATACTACCGGGGCCGGAGCCGGGGTTGCAGGTTTGGGAGCAGGCTTCGGCGCAGCCTTTTTTACTGCTTTTTTAGCGGGGGCTTTAGCCTTGGGGGCAGCCTTTTTGGCCGGAGCTTTCTTGGCAGCAACCTTCTTCACAGCCTTTTTGGCCGGGGCTTTCTTGGCAGCAACCTTCTTCACGGCTTTTTTAGCCGGGGCTTTCTTTGCAGCAACCTTCTTCACGGCTTTTTTAGCCGGAGCTTTCTTGGCAGCAACCTTCTTCACGGCTTTCTTGGCCGGGGCTTTCTTGGCAGCAGCCTTCTTAGCCGGGGCTTTCGGGGCTACCTTTACGGCTTTGGAAACAGATTTAAGAATGGCAGCGTTCTTCTTGTCTGCGGTTAATTCCTTTAGCTCGTAGGCGGTCTGTAAATCAATCCAATATTCGGGGGTTTTCCCGAAAAACTTGGAAAGACGCTGTGCGAAGGGGACGCTGATCCTCAGCTTATTGTTGATTAACAAACGGGCGGCGGAAGGGCTAATCTTGATTCCTTCTGCTAACTGGGTAATAGAAAGATTGTACGCGGCGGCCAGGGTTTTTACTACTTCCCCCGGTGTTTGGACAGCTTTTGCCATTTCAATACTCCTTAAAAATTGTTTGATAGTATATATTATATCGGCGTAAAATTATTTAGTCAAGCATTTATACTTTCTAATTATGAAAAAAAGAAGAGATTAG
It encodes the following:
- a CDS encoding HigA family addiction module antitoxin, coding for MAKAVQTPGEVVKTLAAAYNLSITQLAEGIKISPSAARLLINNKLRISVPFAQRLSKFFGKTPEYWIDLQTAYELKELTADKKNAAILKSVSKAVKVAPKAPAKKAAAKKAPAKKAVKKVAAKKAPAKKAVKKVAAKKAPAKKAVKKVAAKKAPAKKAVKKVAAKKAPAKKAAPKAKAPAKKAVKKAAPKPAPKPATPAPAPVVSWTPSSDNN